CCTTTAACACTCTCTATAACGGCTTTGCGTTCCCCTATATAACGCCGTTCATCGGGCCTGTGCCGAGCGCAAACCCAGCGATCAGCGTCCTCGGCACCACTGTCTACGGCATGAATCTGTATGCCTTGTACGATAACAGTATTTATGCCGAAGCCGGGCTCTACCAATCGTGGAGCGCGGGGATGCTGAACACCATGAACATCGCCTCGTCGAGTCTCGGAACGATCGCCGGGAGTGCACCGTATTTCCGACTCGCCGATCAGCATGCGTGGGATAACAACTTTCTCGAGTTTGGCGGGGTGCTGATGAGTATCCCGCTGCAGCAAATCCCGGGCATTGCCGACACGACGGCGCAAAATCAGGACGTCGATTGGGGGCTCGACGCCACTTACCAGCATGCGTTCGGGCCGAACACCCTCGCCGTTACCAGCAATCTCCTGTTTGAGACGCAAACGCTGACGGCGTCCAACGCCGCGGGCCTGACAAGCAACCCCACTAACTACCTGAATCAGTTCCGCATCGCCGCCTCCTACTACTGGCACAACACGTATGGACTCACCTTGGCTTACACGAGCACTTCCGGGAGTACAGACCCAACACTATATGCTCCCGCGCCGCTCACCGGGAGCGCAAGTGGCAGTCCGAATTCGCAGGCCATCATCGCGCAAATCGACTGGACACCCTTTGGCAGCGACACGACGCACTGGGGCTACCCTTGGCTGAATGTGCGGATCGGACTGCAATATACGTACTACCTGCAGTTTAACGGCGGGACGACAAACTATGATGGGTTCGGGCGCAACGCAAGCGACAACAATTCGCTTTTCTTGTTCACCTGGTTCGCCTTCTAATAGGGCTCCCCGGCCGTGCAAGGGGTCGTGTGGCCCGTCATGCTTCCGGTGTTCCGACCGGCTGAATTTGACCGCGCTAGGGCAGCGCGCCGCGCGCTTCTCTTGTGTGCGCTCGGCGCTAGTTTGGCCGCGTGTGAACCGGCCATCGGAGCTGGTGTCCCCGGTGAGATCCGGGGCAGTGTGATGGATCAGACAGCCCCCGCGCATCCGGTGACCGGGCAGTCCGTGCGCCTCGAGATCGTCGAACCCGCCTCCACTTCGACGAGGGTGACGACGACCAACCCTCAGGGCCGTTTCGCGTTCCCCGGACTGCCGGTCGGTGGACCTCGCGTGTTTTTGGTTCACGTGGAATACGGTGGGGTACCATACACAGCCCGGGTTGCCCTGACCACCGCGGCCCCCCTGCGCGACGTGCCGCTCTCCGTATTCGCGGTCACCACCAAGAGGGCGGTCGTGCGCGGGACGGTAGCGTTCGCGGTCTTCGAGCTCGTGCGCGGCGCGCTCAGAGTGAGCGTGATTCAGCGTCTGAACAACGCGACCGATCAAACCGTTGCCGTCACGGACGAGGATCCGCTGGTGTTCCGGCTGCCGCAGATATCCCCGGTCCCGCGGTCGGCCGAGCCCGTCGAGTTCATCGGCGGGTGGCGCGACCCACATGTCACGAGCAACGCGATTACAGATGCGATCCCAGTACTGCCGGGGTCAACGGAGGTCGCGTATGCGTTCGGGGTTGAGCCGCGCACCCGAACGGCAACCCTGCGGTGGGAGTTCCCATACGGGGCAACCGACATTGAGTTGCTGGCGGACCCGAGCATCCGGGTCTCCGGGGCGGCACTGTACGCTGATGGCGTTGTGACGGAACGTGGTCAGCGGTACGCGCGGTGGTCCGGCGGCCCCGTGGGTCCCGGGGGAGCGGTGTCCGTGCGCCTCGACGGGTTGCCCGTGTCTGCGGACCTCTGGCCCGAGATCGCTTCCGGCGTGCTTGTGCTCGCGCTTGCGTTCGGCCTGACCGTGGCGCTACGCTGCCATCCTGTATCAGCATAATCGCCCTGGCCGGACTCGCACACGTCAACGGAGGATGGTCATGACAGTAGCTGAGGGTCCGGCTGGACATCCTGAAGGCGAGCGTGCAAGCACTCGCCAACGAGCGCACCGGACGCCATGATGTACCTGTTCGCGGTGTTTGCGGTCGTGTGGGTTGGGCTGTTTCTCTCCCTGTTCGGGCTCGTGAGGCGCAGTCGGAGGCTCGAGCGGGAGGTAGAGGCGATGGTGGCGCGGTCGCGTCCGATGCCGCCGACTGGAACCCATCCCCGGTAACGTATGGTAGCATGCGTGCGGTCTTGCTTGCCCACAGTAGGGGTTCATAGGGCGCAGATACCCCTACGATGCCCGCTGGGCGATGGTGTGGATCAAACGTGAACCCGATCTGGGGGGTGCTGTCGCGCGACATCGCCGGCGGTGCCGCCACTCCTGCCCGGCGTCAGCGCATCGGGACGGGGGTGGATGGGTGCGCCGGGGCGGTACCCGAGGAGGCGAAGTCCGTTCAGAACGACCACGACCGTGCTGCCTTCGTGGCCGACGACCCCAAACGCGAGCCGAAGTCCCGTGGCGAGCACGACGGTCACGAGGACGGCGACCACGCTGAACGCGAACACGAGGTTTTGGGCGATCACGCGGCGCGCCCGGCGGCTGAGCGCGATAGCATAGGCAAGCCGGGCGAGATCGTCGCCCATCAGCACGATGTCGGCGGTCTCCATCGCCGCGTCGGTGCCGGCCGCGCCCATCGCGATCCCGACGGACGCGGCGGCCAGGGCCGGCGCGTCGTTCACGCCGTCGCCGACCATAGCGACGGGACCCGCCTGCTCAAGTGCCTCGATGGCTCGGGCCTTGTGCTCTGGCAGCAGATTGCCGCGGGCGTCGTCGAGGCCGAGTTGCTTGGCGAGGGCGGCGACCGCCTCTGTGTGGTCCCCGGACAGGACCACGAGACGCTTGATCCCGAGCGCCCTAAGTGCCGCCGCCGCGGCGGCGGCCTTCGGTCGCACGGTGTCGGCAAGCGCGATGATGCCGCGGAGTTGCGTGTCGCCCACGAAAATCGGCGTCTTGCCCTCGCGCCGGAGTGTCGCGAGCAGCACTTGGGCGCAGCCCGGTATCGGCACTCCTTCGTCGGTCAAGAACCCTTCGCTACCCACACGCACGAGCCGTCCCGCGACGGTGCCGCGCACCCCACGGCCGGTGACGGCTTCGAACGCGTCCGGGACGGCCGGCGCGACGCCCCGATCGCGGCAGGCCGCGACCACCGCGTCGGCCAACGCGTGCTCCGAACGCTGCTCCAGCGCCGCGGCAGCCGCCAGGAGCGACGCTTCGTCGCCTGCCAACGGCACGACGTCGGTGACGATCGGACGTCCTGTGGTGAGCGTGCCGGTCTTGTCGAACACCACGGTTTCGACGGCGGCGAGACGCTCCAGGTACGCGCCGCCCTTGAACAAGATACCGTGGCGGGCGGCGTTGGCGATGGCCGACAGCACGGTTGCCGGCGTCGAGATGACCACGGCGCACGGAGACGCGACCACGAGCAACGTGATCGCTCGATAGAACGCAGCTGACGCAGGGACGGCGTGTCCAGCTAGTACGAGGTAGGTCACCGCGGCGGACCCGATCACGCCGAGCGCGTAGATTTGGCCGAATCGGTCAATGAGTCGTTGCGCGGGCGGCTGCGCCGCCTGGGCCTGCTCGACCAGCGCGATGATGCGGGCGAGCGTCGTATCTTCGGGGCCTCGCGTCACGCGGACCTCCAGGCTCCCCCGCTGGTTGATCGTTCCCGCGAACACGCGAGACCCGGCGCCGACGTCCACCGGGATCGACTCGCCAGTGATCGGCGACTGGTCCACGCTCGAGGCTCCGCGAACGACGGTGCCATCGGCGGCGAGGCGTTCCGCCGGTCGCACGACGACGATGTCGCCGATGCGGAGGGTGTCCGCGGGCACGAGTACTTCGCCGTCGGCCCGGCGGACGAGCGCCTCCACCGGCCGCAACGCCATGAGCGAACGGATCGCCCTCCGCGTACGGCGCATGACGTAGAACTCCAACGCGTTGCTCGTCGAGAACAGGAAGAGCAGGATCGCACCTTCCGTCCAGGCCCCGAGGTACGCGGCCCCCAGCGCGGCGAGCAACATCAGTAGGTTGACGTCGATGCGGCGTTCCCGCAACGCCCTCCAGGCGGTGAGTGCGCTCCCGGTGCCCCCCGCGAGATACGACAGCGCGTACAGGACGACCGCCGGCCCTGGGGCGGCGCGCTCGACGACACGCCCCGTAATGAGAAGCAGCGCACAGAGCAAAGGCTGGGCGCCCGGCCATAGATGCACGAGACGGCCCTCGGCGTCCGTCCCGCGAGTACTGGGTGGAGCCGCCGGTCCGCTGCCCGTGCGTTCGGGAGGCCGAACCAGCACGCCTGTGGGCGAATGGTCAAATGATTTACTCGCTACCAACGACGGTCGCGCCATTCCAAAGACCCCTGGCGGCGGCGCCAGATACCCCGCGCCTTCTTGAGGATACCGTCGGGCGAGCGCACGAGACATCGGGTCTTAGCCGGATTTACGCGGGTGGAACACTGGAAGGACACACCGGATCATCCCGGTCCAGTTCCCGCGGACCGCGCGGTACTTTCGGAAGTCGATCCGCACGGGCAGATTTGGGCTTGGTCGAGCTCGGGCAATGCCGGGATACTGGGCTGCGGGGTTCGGCGTCCCGCTAGGCCATAATTCACCACAGCCAGCGAAGGGTTTCTCATATATCGGCTCGATATTGCATGCGACCTTGTCATCCGGATGTCATCCCGATGAGGTACGTTCAAACGGTCGGAAACGACACTATTGATCCATGATACTCGAGCCGCGATCGCGCAAGCGTCCGGCACACTCCGGCACGTGAAAAGGGGCACACAGTATGCGCACATGGACAGGGTTGATATGTCTGCGGCGGAACGGCGGTGCATTTCGGCACCGCGCGGGCCTCGTGGCGTTGGCGGTTCTCTTCACCACCTGGACGCCGCTTGGCGGCGCGCTCGCGGCCGCGCCTGTCCCAGCGCCCGCCGGGGTGGGCGTAGAACGGTTCGTGATTGACTCGGCGGCATCGCAGGCGCTGTACCATGTCGGCGAGACCTTTTTCAACCGCAACAACCAATTCAAAGTCGCAGTCGGGACCACGCACGGGATTCAGGGCCAGATCCTGGTCGATCGAGCCCATCCGTCGCAGAGCCGGATCGGACCGATCACCGTGGACATCAGCCAACTCGCTTCAGACAGCCGTCACCGCGACCGGGAAATCCAGAACCGCTGGCTCGAGTCCGCGCGGTATCCGACCGCGGTGTTCACGCCGACTTCGATCGACGGCCTTCCGGGTGCGTATGTGGACGGTCGTGCGATCCCCATCCGGATCGCCGGCAGCCTCGAGGTCCACGGCGTCACCAAGCCGGTCACCTTCAGCGGCACGGTCACGCTCAACGGACAGACGCTGACCGGCGATGCCACCACCAGCGTCCTGATGACGGATTTCGGATTCGATCCGCCGTCCCTGCTGGGCGTGCTCCAGGCGCAGAACCAGGCAGAACTCGAGATTCAGTTTACTGCGCAGCGCGCGCCGTAGCGGGCATCCCTCCGGCGCATGCGCCGGGTGAGAAGGGGGTCTCAGCATGAACAGGGTAGGGAAGTTGGGGCACTCGCGGTCCGCCTGGTCGCGCGCCGCCGTGGCGGCCTTGGCCCTTGCGATGGTGCTGATGGCCCAGGTCGGCCCCGCCAGGGCGGCCGACGGGTCACTCGTCGTGTCGGCGCTCCGGGTGCTCGATCGGCACTATGTCGAGCCGGTGCATCCGGTCGACCTGCTGAACGCAGCGCTCGCGACCGTGCGGATGGCCACCCATG
Above is a window of bacterium DNA encoding:
- a CDS encoding CcmD family protein, which encodes MMYLFAVFAVVWVGLFLSLFGLVRRSRRLEREVEAMVARSRPMPPTGTHPR
- a CDS encoding YceI family protein is translated as MRTWTGLICLRRNGGAFRHRAGLVALAVLFTTWTPLGGALAAAPVPAPAGVGVERFVIDSAASQALYHVGETFFNRNNQFKVAVGTTHGIQGQILVDRAHPSQSRIGPITVDISQLASDSRHRDREIQNRWLESARYPTAVFTPTSIDGLPGAYVDGRAIPIRIAGSLEVHGVTKPVTFSGTVTLNGQTLTGDATTSVLMTDFGFDPPSLLGVLQAQNQAELEIQFTAQRAP
- a CDS encoding heavy metal translocating P-type ATPase, encoding MHLWPGAQPLLCALLLITGRVVERAAPGPAVVLYALSYLAGGTGSALTAWRALRERRIDVNLLMLLAALGAAYLGAWTEGAILLFLFSTSNALEFYVMRRTRRAIRSLMALRPVEALVRRADGEVLVPADTLRIGDIVVVRPAERLAADGTVVRGASSVDQSPITGESIPVDVGAGSRVFAGTINQRGSLEVRVTRGPEDTTLARIIALVEQAQAAQPPAQRLIDRFGQIYALGVIGSAAVTYLVLAGHAVPASAAFYRAITLLVVASPCAVVISTPATVLSAIANAARHGILFKGGAYLERLAAVETVVFDKTGTLTTGRPIVTDVVPLAGDEASLLAAAAALEQRSEHALADAVVAACRDRGVAPAVPDAFEAVTGRGVRGTVAGRLVRVGSEGFLTDEGVPIPGCAQVLLATLRREGKTPIFVGDTQLRGIIALADTVRPKAAAAAAALRALGIKRLVVLSGDHTEAVAALAKQLGLDDARGNLLPEHKARAIEALEQAGPVAMVGDGVNDAPALAAASVGIAMGAAGTDAAMETADIVLMGDDLARLAYAIALSRRARRVIAQNLVFAFSVVAVLVTVVLATGLRLAFGVVGHEGSTVVVVLNGLRLLGYRPGAPIHPRPDALTPGRSGGTAGDVARQHPPDRVHV